TTTGACATTCGGAAATAATTTCAAGTTTTTGACTGTTACTTTCCAATATAACTTCGATATTTCATAAAGAACTGATGGATTGAGTGGTAAACCTAATATCTCAAACATGCGCTGAAAATATAGAAATCTTTCATGCGAAGATGCAGTATTATAAAGTTCATTGTGTATCTGCTCTCTAGCTTGAGAATAAACCATTTCAAATAGCTCCTCATCTATTAATGGATATTTCTTCTTCAGATATTTAAAACACTCCTTCTTTGCTAGCTTGTATGCAGTTGATGCATCACAAATTGTATCGTCTATGTCAAACAGCAGAAGTTTATACATAGGCTTAATTTAAAATAAAAGATTTAAAGATTTATTTAATTGACCATTAATTGTATAAAAATGCCTTGAATCAAAATATTCCTTTAAGATCACAAATCCAGTTTATAGCTGTAATACATTGACTAGCAAGATAATTTTTTCCACCTAAAGAAATTTTTTCCTTTGAAAATCTTAGAGCGTATGATTCATCATTCTTTGGTATGCCAAAATTGTCACCTATGACAAAAACAGGATCATACTCTATATTAACATCTGTAATTATTTTTCCTTTTTCATGTAAAACATAAATTGGAAATGAAGATAGTTCTCTTATAACATTCTGAAATGATTTCTTTGCAACTTTTACTCCTGAAAATGGTTCATTCCATTCGTTTGTAATTCTACATTTCAAAGCAGTTTTAATAAGATTGCCTATTGACTGTTCATCTGGAAGTATCGGTTTTAAATATCCGTTAAATTCAATTGATACAGGTCCCTTTGGAGGGCCGTTAAGAACACATATTATTCTATCATTTCGAAGAGATCTTGAAAGAAATAGGGCATTTGATATACATCTAGCTACTAGATCCATTCTTCCAGCATCTACAAGATTATTAAAATTTGGATTTGTTATTCCTTTTCTTGAATATAAAACAAATGTTCTCATAAAAATAAATTAATATAGAAAAAATAAAAATAGTTACTCAGAATTAGTTAGCCTCAATCTTCCTTTTTCATCGGCCTCTTCCATTGTTTCTTCCAACGCTCTTTCCATTCCTTCATAGAATGAAAGTTCTGCTATTTCTTTTTCATCAAGATCGTAATAGGTCTTTGGTACATAACTATCATAATCTGTTTTCCTTTCATTTA
The window above is part of the Nitrososphaerota archaeon genome. Proteins encoded here:
- a CDS encoding HAD-IA family hydrolase, with the protein product MYKLLLFDIDDTICDASTAYKLAKKECFKYLKKKYPLIDEELFEMVYSQAREQIHNELYNTASSHERFLYFQRMFEILGLPLNPSVLYEISKLYWKVTVKNLKLFPNVKRTLKIVKENNMRIGIVSDLVLNVQIAKLRRLRIDRYVDFIVTSQEANEEKPSKKMFLLAMKKGDVKPEETIIIGDSINKDVIGAKNLGITSVWKPYKETQKEIKKKGK
- a CDS encoding tRNA (pseudouridine(54)-N(1))-methyltransferase TrmY, producing the protein MRTFVLYSRKGITNPNFNNLVDAGRMDLVARCISNALFLSRSLRNDRIICVLNGPPKGPVSIEFNGYLKPILPDEQSIGNLIKTALKCRITNEWNEPFSGVKVAKKSFQNVIRELSSFPIYVLHEKGKIITDVNIEYDPVFVIGDNFGIPKNDESYALRFSKEKISLGGKNYLASQCITAINWICDLKGIF